The following are encoded in a window of Methanomassiliicoccales archaeon genomic DNA:
- a CDS encoding acetylornithine transaminase, translating into MDSKQVAELGGYYLFQNYGREPLCFSHGEKEFLWDLEGNKYIDYVAGIAVNCLGHAHPELVRAITEQVSRMIHVSNLYQIKEQVDVAEALASIVPAPLGKSMFCNSGAEANESALKLAVKHTGRGKVVACHNSFHGRTSVTLSVTGQEKYHKGFEPLLSKNVKFVDYNSIEEVKGAVDKTTAAIILEPVQGEGGVLPASQEYFRTVRDLCSEHGALMIVDEVQTGMGRTGKWFGFQHFGVVPDIISLAKGLGGGVPIGAIVTSTDIAKTFTPGSHGTTFGGNPLACVAASAVIRTMKNEGLVERAATLGESWKKDLRSMANDHPEISDVRGMGLMMGLEMGDMAKEFQRYALQKGLLVNVCAGKVLRLVPPLIVSQGSVDKLNLTLGEFLS; encoded by the coding sequence ATGGACAGCAAGCAAGTGGCGGAACTGGGCGGTTATTACCTTTTCCAGAACTACGGACGCGAACCTCTCTGCTTCTCTCACGGTGAGAAGGAGTTCCTATGGGACCTGGAGGGCAACAAGTACATCGATTACGTCGCAGGCATCGCCGTGAACTGCCTGGGGCACGCCCACCCGGAGCTGGTGAGGGCGATCACCGAGCAGGTCTCCCGCATGATACACGTCTCCAACCTATACCAGATCAAGGAGCAGGTGGACGTGGCCGAGGCCTTGGCCTCGATCGTCCCCGCTCCCCTGGGTAAGAGCATGTTCTGCAACAGCGGTGCCGAGGCCAACGAGTCCGCCTTGAAGCTGGCGGTCAAGCATACCGGCCGGGGAAAGGTGGTGGCCTGCCACAACTCCTTCCACGGCAGGACATCAGTGACGCTCTCGGTCACTGGCCAAGAGAAATATCATAAAGGTTTCGAACCGCTGCTTTCCAAGAACGTCAAGTTCGTAGATTACAATTCCATCGAAGAGGTCAAGGGTGCGGTGGACAAGACCACCGCCGCGATCATTCTGGAGCCGGTCCAGGGCGAAGGCGGTGTTCTGCCGGCGTCGCAGGAGTACTTCCGCACCGTCCGCGACCTCTGCTCGGAGCACGGAGCCCTCATGATCGTGGACGAGGTCCAGACCGGCATGGGGCGCACCGGGAAGTGGTTCGGCTTCCAGCATTTCGGCGTGGTTCCGGACATCATCTCTCTGGCCAAGGGCCTGGGCGGCGGCGTGCCCATCGGCGCCATAGTCACCTCGACCGACATAGCCAAGACGTTCACCCCCGGCTCGCACGGCACCACCTTCGGAGGGAATCCACTGGCCTGTGTGGCCGCCAGCGCGGTGATACGTACCATGAAGAACGAGGGGCTGGTCGAAAGGGCGGCCACGCTGGGGGAGAGCTGGAAGAAGGACCTGAGGTCCATGGCCAACGATCATCCGGAGATATCCGACGTACGCGGCATGGGTCTCATGATGGGGTTGGAGATGGGCGACATGGCCAAAGAGTTCCAGAGGTACGCTTTGCAGAAAGGGCTGCTGGTCAACGTATGCGCGGGCAAGGTTCTGCGACTGGTGCCTCCTCTGATAGTCTCTCAGGGATCGGTAGACAAATTGAACCTTACCCTGGGCGAATTCCTGTCCTGA
- a CDS encoding ACT domain-containing protein → MKELPQKESVAEKTRGYIDAHPSVKDCMVKDLINYSSLARLIMKEMGIKNEEAVMIACRRYAQKLSKKDHEGDILAILADSRLEVKTKICIVTANNDWTVIQRLERIFVKLINHKALMQVIQGAQAITIIADEKLRNDVVNEVGQSNVLRVRENLVEITVKSPQKIGETSGVFSYLSSNLAEQGVNMVETVSCYTDTIFIVDDKDMIQAYSLLSKLLESAEKATETRQRMP, encoded by the coding sequence ATGAAGGAACTGCCCCAGAAGGAAAGCGTGGCCGAGAAGACCCGCGGTTACATCGACGCGCACCCTTCGGTCAAGGACTGTATGGTCAAAGACCTCATCAACTATTCATCCCTGGCCAGATTGATAATGAAGGAAATGGGCATCAAGAACGAGGAGGCGGTCATGATCGCCTGCCGCCGTTACGCCCAGAAGCTTTCCAAGAAGGACCACGAGGGTGACATCCTGGCCATCCTGGCCGACAGCCGTCTGGAGGTGAAGACGAAGATATGCATAGTCACCGCCAACAACGATTGGACGGTCATACAGCGTCTGGAGCGGATATTCGTCAAGCTCATCAACCATAAGGCGTTGATGCAGGTGATCCAGGGGGCTCAGGCCATAACCATCATCGCCGATGAGAAGCTGAGGAACGATGTGGTCAACGAGGTCGGGCAGTCCAACGTCCTGAGGGTCAGGGAGAACCTGGTGGAGATCACCGTGAAAAGTCCCCAGAAGATCGGTGAGACCAGCGGCGTGTTCTCATATCTGTCCTCGAACCTCGCGGAACAGGGCGTGAACATGGTGGAGACCGTTTCCTGCTATACCGACACGATCTTCATAGTGGACGACAAGGACATGATCCAAGCCTATTCCCTGTTGTCGAAATTGCTGGAGAGCGCGGAGAAGGCCACCGAGACCCGTCAAAGGATGCCATAA